The segment tccaccgaaaaatactgaactattatgaagcaggcactacgtcaGCATCCCAAGGAAGTCAAATCGGAGgaatacatgaagaaaaagctggtttccgtacagaagaagccgCATgcagatgttgtacataacctctgagtggagttaagcgtaaggtgcgagcctacggttatggtattgaagttatatttgaaataaatatgccaaaatatTACTATTAAGTCTGTTAACTactttattgtctgaaagttttaaaaagatcggtcaactagtttattttctacagcatttttCCGTCATGCAATTTAATGTGGGATACCTTTATTGATGTCTAATGAAAGGTAATTGAAAAGCCGTCGTTTATTATTTTACTGTTATCGTCTTACTTGTTACTGAGTACTGTTATCGTTAAGTTAGTTCAGTTGAATTAAGATCAGGTTCATCAACGAGATAATCGGGCGCTGGTGTGTCCGGTGTTTGTGATGGCATCGGCTGAGGAACAAAACTTTCATTTCCTGTGAACGTTTGTTGCTTGAAATCTATACGATAACCATCTAAACCATTGTATAAAAGTAATACACTATTCACAAGGGCGACATTTGAAATAATACAAACCTCGGAGACTTCTAGGATATGGCGGTGCAGGAACACAGTAATTTTCAATTTCTGTGGAAACTGAACTGATCTGACATTGAAGGCCGATATATTGAACCGAATATAATGACATTCGATGATGGTAATCACGGAAATGGGCACCATTGATTGCGATTTTAAACATGTTTGCCAAGACCAGTATCAATAGCTCGAACCGCTGCCCGTAACGAATCGGACAACCCCCGTCTGTCTCTTCTCTTCCCCAGGCGCGGTTTTTCCAAGTGTTTGTTACGACCTGGTTCCAATTTGGGCGAATGCTAATGTGCAAGGGAATATCGACGTTTGGAAAATCTACAACGTCCGTTTGAAGATTGATATGAcacctaaaaaaataaaatttatcatATTTGTTTCAACATTAGCACTCGTTGAGAATTATTATCGAAAGCAACGTTGTTTACCATCCTGAATTGACAACTCCTCTGGTTCTAATCAGGCTGCCAGGTGGAAGTCCACCCGGTACCAAAAGCGGACCCGACTGAAAGCAAATAAGATCAATATAACTATtcgaagaaaccaaatttgatttttacttaCGGGAGAATATACTGAAATCATTGAGGACGTCATGTCGGGATTGGAAAGTGGCACGTACAGTACAGTTCAAGCGCACAATTAGATTCACTAGTTTTGGTTCATAAAACGTTACTGTCCTCACAAAGCGTGAAGACACTCTGACGCCTAATGATAACCGTGCTTGTTATATATGCTATCAGCATCTATCGTTACGCGAATGCAGCTAATGCAAACATTTGTGCATCTTTTAGCTAGAATATTTGCAGCTTGTATATTAGAAGGGAGTTAGTCCAGAACGTGTTATCTAATGTAGAAGCAAACAGTTGGTTGTTACGGTTGTAATCACAGTGATCACGCGTCTAATTTATTATGAGTTTTGTATTTGAAGATGATCAACTTTAAAATCTTTAATATAAACGTCTTTAGTATaagggaactgtgggtaaaaccgacaccctaacaattttcacaaaaattcCATATTTGACAGGGGTACAGAGGTCATAGTGGAACTAGTAGCATCACGTTTGCCAACGATACTGACAGTTAGCTTTGGCAAACGTGATACTACTAGTTCCACTATAACCTCTGTACCGCTAGGTAGTAACGAAAATCTCATTTTTAGGAGACCATAAAGGGAATTTCGGAAACTTGTAAAATGCTAGGATAAGATCCTTTATCAAGTTCACAGTTAAGAGTAGAGTTAGGGGAAGATGTACGGATCGAGCGGGGTGAACATAGAAAAATATTCtgttttgtgaaaaaataaacTGTTAATCAAGTACATATGTatctttatttaaaaaaaaactgcaaaaaaactAAATAACACCATACTTAAGGTTTGTTGAGATATTTTTGTAACGATGACCCTGTACCACTAACTGAATGTggcacgctatgtctgaagagtgcgattatgcaactttgatgtacataaaattttctttcacaagGTGTAAGTACaggtcttcacgattcagaatatgctaattttaaaaaaatccatcaggtaaattgaaaaaagacaatttgaatattttagctaTAATCTACTGGGTACAGATGTACGCAGTTAGTAATTCCATgatcaaaagtgctccgataTTGCTAAAACTTTATAgatttgttctttttatgaaaAGTTTAGTAGTTTTTTTATGCTTAGGGTACACGCTCTTGGGATAGGGTGTGTGGACCACTTAGGATGGTGCTTAAAACCGTCATCTGTGTCATGACATCTTCTCTTAAACACTTAACTTTTGAATTGCACAACCGAATACAACAATTTGGATAGCAATCGAAAGGtacattaaggggaaaccgaaagtggctcaaagatggctgggtaaatggctaccattcgaagcatgtattgttttgcaccttaaaaatgcatctgtattggcagagtacgctttcgccacgtaatcagtgcttccagcgctgttataatttcctaaaacttgtaattcaatttatcgatctgctatgtatcaataaacgcttagcaaaacataattgctaatggaaaataaatttaactgatcatatcgatcattacgtgttcataaaagcgaccaatgtataatttggaattagttaatagatatttgattgcgcacatatttcgttgaactagcgatttccgaaaaagcagcaacacagtatcaaactttcgtcacatcaatgagcttttaaagagctttcaactttcgccgcatcgatgagcttagagtgaggtaaacaaacaaaaggcaaacgcaggaatcaaaaacgcaatccgatgcaagcggattaatcaaacatcctagtgatcctacgcattattcagttgctgctgttaattttgattgaatcggaataccttgataaagaaaacaaaccctttttcgggatgtttgtagtcagtgcggttggctgcggatcagctgtttatgtttgcaagctccgctatttgacatatattaccaatactaatgcaatattcaaataaacgtttaggtttttaacgaacacatgacctttacagtacagtgtttgtcgcactaacacaataacgttagccactttcggttccgccttaatgaGTATCTAATAAAAATGTTGCATTGTAACCTATATTAACTTTTATGAGGGGTCAGTCccagcgtagtggttagcatttacgcctctcacgccgaggacccgtgttcaaatcccaaccgcgcagaagtcacgaatgacccaaaaaattctaatacgctaaatagtgaaaatgtgtgtaaagttttaaggttaaattttaccatatatttcccttgtgatcgcctagcttcacaggcacggacgacaatcagatacaccaaaggatttggatccaaatgataacctttgagaccactttgtaagccacaccccttttcaaatccaattggcaacatcgtgttattgcTGAGGCCAGAGGGGCCTCAGCTGAGTCCACCCCAAgttcctggtcgaaccactgggaaccGTGTAGGGGCTGGGCTCTCACGGCCTCTTCTCTGGCTAGCTCGGCTGTGAGGAGCACGAAGGCTCTCAGAGTCGGCTCCGGGTCTACTGATTCGATCAAGGAATCAAAACACTACTCGCAACTACTTACAAAACTACTTTTATTCGACATTTTATAAACTCACTGGGCTTTTGCTTTTCACGTGGTCGGCCGACCAATTCACACGATGATACTGCATTCTCAATGGGACGACAGCAAGCGCAGCATTAAATCCAACAGCTATCTTAATTGTACCCAGGCCCGTCACGGCCTCCGGTTAGAGCGCTCGTGACCTCGAAGGCGGGGTTAGACGGCAGGTATTGTAGAAATATCGGGGGTCTACCGCGAGTGTGGAGTAAGCTCTTACGTCGAAACAGAATCGATATTGATCCCAGGCCCGTTACGGCTTCTGGCTAGAACGCACGTAACCTCGAAGGCGGGGATTGTTCGAAGATGCGGTGTATATGAGATGTCCGGATGATTATCTGGGGCCACGTGTGCCAAGTGGCTGCATACGTGTAGGTTTTCGCCAACGAATACCGGTTCCGTTCCGGCTTTTCGGCTGCTACTATGCTCTCGGCTGTTTGCGATAATAGCAATAATGGGTCCTAGTACGAAAAGATAATTGTTCTTTAGCGTGACATCGTGCAGGGTAGGGTACAACTCGCCCTAAACTTTGCCACTGATCATACCTGACTGGAATACTAGATGATTTAATCTCCTTTTGGAGTTTATCACACATCTATGGTCACTTTTATACTTCGTACTGACACCTtttataattataaaaatatattatgcAGCGAGTTAGATTTTTACACCTCGCTCTATCGACTACTTGATCTGAAGTGATCGACTCTCATTTTTCCATGGCTAACCGGATCCTTTTCGTAGTAAGTTCAGGCTCTTTTAGCCACTGAAATGCAATTTTATTTTGCGTTTTGCAACGCCCTCTATTTTAGATGGAGGTCTATGGGAGTTTCGTTAAGCACAGTGAGCTTTCCTAACctgcttaattttgactacttaAGATAACTCGGAGGAAttttaatttagctttaatcgtTTCCTAATGTATATATTTCATTTAGTCTCTAGGCTTTTAAGTTTACTTATGTTCATTTTAATTtataacaatattattttacCAGCAAATTAAACGCATACCCAACCTACCTCTATAATTATATAATTCAATTCATACCGAACTCCAGTATACTGCTATCTAGTTGCGTTTTTCTGCAACCG is part of the Sabethes cyaneus chromosome 2, idSabCyanKW18_F2, whole genome shotgun sequence genome and harbors:
- the LOC128738594 gene encoding galectin-8-like, translated to MTSSMISVYSPSGPLLVPGGLPPGSLIRTRGVVNSGWCHINLQTDVVDFPNVDIPLHISIRPNWNQVVTNTWKNRAWGREETDGGCPIRYGQRFELLILVLANMFKIAINGAHFRDYHHRMSLYSVQYIGLQCQISSVSTEIENYCVPAPPYPRSLRDGYRIDFKQQTFTGNESFVPQPMPSQTPDTPAPDYLVDEPDLNSTELT